In Natronospira bacteriovora, the genomic stretch TTCCAGGCTTTGAAGGTCTACGGCCATCCCAGGGTGGTGGGCATGGCCTTCCTCGGCTTCTCGGCCGGCCTGCCGCTGATGCTGGTCGGGGCGACCTTTACCGCCTGGCTGCGGGATCTGGGGGTGGACCTGGCGGCCATTGGTTTTCTGTCCTGGGTGGGGATGGCCCATTCCATCAAGGTGCTGTGGGCGCCGGTGGTGGATCGCCTGGAGCTGCCGGTACTGACAAGGATCTTCGGGCGCCGGCGCAGCTGGATGCTGGCCGCCCAGGTAACCATTGCCATCGGCTTGTTCGGCATGGCCATCACCGACCCCACGGAGAATCTCTGGCTGGTGGCCGGTCTGGCCATCATGACCGCCTTCGGTTCCGCCACTCAGGACATCGCCATCGATGCCTACCGGGTGGAGGCGGTGAAGCGGGAACGCCAGGGGGCCATGGCGGCCACCTATGTGGGCGGTTACCGGGTGGCCATGCTGATTGCCATTGCCGGGGCCCTGAACATTGCCGGCTTTTCCAACTGGACCATTGCCTACGGCGCCATGGCCCTGCTCATGGGCGTGGGCATCAGCACCACCCTGATCATTCGGGAACCGGAGGTGGTGGTGGACCGCATGACCCTGTCCATGGAGCAGCGGGTGGCGGACTATCTCGCCACCACCCGCCACCAGGGGGCACTGCGGGATTTCCTCGCCTGGTTCATCGGCGCGGTCATCTGCCCCTTCGCCGATTTCATGAAACGCTTCGGTGCCATGGCCCTGGTTATTCTGATTTTCGTGGCCACCTTCCGCATCAGCGATATCTTCATGGGGGTCATGGCCCAGCCTTTCTACCGGGACCTCGGCTTCAGCCTAAGTCAGATCGGCAACATCACCGGGGCCTTTGGTCTGGCCATGACCCTCACCGGCGCCGCCATGGCCGGGGTTCTTGTAGCCCGCTTCGGCGTCACCCGCATGCTCATCTTCACCGCTTTCATGGCCCCGGCCACCAACCTGACCTTTGCCTGGCTGGCCACCATCGGCCCGGAGACCTATGGCCTGGTGATCGCCATCATCGCCGACAACATCACCGGTGGCCTGGCCATCGGCGTGTTCATTGCTTACCTGTCCAGCCTCACCAACACGGCCTACACTGCCACCCAGTACGCCCTGTTCAGTTCCCTCATGACCCTGCCGGGGCAGTTTCTGGCCGGCTTCACCGGCGTCCTGGCCGAAGCCGTGGACTGGGTATGGTTCTTCATCATCACCGCCGGCATCGGCACACCCGCCATCGTTCTGGCCTTCGTCCTGGCACGCTACGCCAACCCGGACCGCATCAACC encodes the following:
- a CDS encoding AmpG family muropeptide MFS transporter, which translates into the protein MADTQQHEIRTERNLFQALKVYGHPRVVGMAFLGFSAGLPLMLVGATFTAWLRDLGVDLAAIGFLSWVGMAHSIKVLWAPVVDRLELPVLTRIFGRRRSWMLAAQVTIAIGLFGMAITDPTENLWLVAGLAIMTAFGSATQDIAIDAYRVEAVKRERQGAMAATYVGGYRVAMLIAIAGALNIAGFSNWTIAYGAMALLMGVGISTTLIIREPEVVVDRMTLSMEQRVADYLATTRHQGALRDFLAWFIGAVICPFADFMKRFGAMALVILIFVATFRISDIFMGVMAQPFYRDLGFSLSQIGNITGAFGLAMTLTGAAMAGVLVARFGVTRMLIFTAFMAPATNLTFAWLATIGPETYGLVIAIIADNITGGLAIGVFIAYLSSLTNTAYTATQYALFSSLMTLPGQFLAGFTGVLAEAVDWVWFFIITAGIGTPAIVLAFVLARYANPDRINRPGMSG